Proteins co-encoded in one Coregonus clupeaformis isolate EN_2021a chromosome 17, ASM2061545v1, whole genome shotgun sequence genomic window:
- the LOC123492885 gene encoding acylphosphatase-2-like — translation MGSVESLCSLILFSVVLILAMSTNVDCGGEKLASVDFEIFGNVQGVCFRMYTEDQGKKLGVNGWVKNTREGTVVGQVQGPHDKVNEMKMWLRKVGSPSSRIDHAEFSNERDIPKLEIHGFGTRY, via the exons ATGGGGAGTGTGGAAAGCCTATGTAGTTTAATTTTATTCTCAGTGGTTCTTATACTTGCCATGTCTACCAACGTTGATTGTGGAGGTGAAAAGCTTGCGTCTGTAGATTTCGAGATATTCGGGAATGTCCAGG GTGTTTGCTTCAGAATG TACACAGAAGACCAGGGGAAGAAGCTGGGTGTTAATGGCTGGGTGAAGAATACAAGAGAAGGAACAGTGGTTGGCCAGGTACAGGGGCCCCATGACAAGGTCAATGAAAT gaAGATGTGGCTGAGGAAGGTGGGGAGTCCCAGCTCACGCATTGACCACGCCGAGTTCTCTAACGAGAGGGACATCCCCAAACTGGAAATCCATGGCTTTGGCACACGCTACTGA